One region of Molothrus aeneus isolate 106 chromosome 1, BPBGC_Maene_1.0, whole genome shotgun sequence genomic DNA includes:
- the LOC136554537 gene encoding transthyretin: MAFQSALFVFLAGLVFFSEAAPLVSHGSVDSKCPLMVKVLDAVRGSPASDVNVKVFKQAEDGSWQDFAVGKTTEYGEIHDLTSEEQFVEGKYMVKFDTSSYWKALGLSAFHEYADVVFTANDSGHRHYTIAALLSPFSYSTTAVVTAPEE; encoded by the exons ATGGCCTTTCAGTCTGCACTCTTTGTTTTCTTAGCTGGACTggtatttttctctgaagctgcACCACTG GTCTCCCATGGCTCTGTTGATTCCAAATGCCCTCTTATGGTGAAAGTGCTGGATGCAGTCAGAGGAAGCCCTGCATCTGATGTAAATGTTAAAGTTTTTAAACAGGCTGAAGATGGAAGCTGGCAGGACTTTGCTGTTGG GAAAACCACAGAGTATGGGGAGATTCATGATCTCACGTCAGAAGAACAGTTTGTAGAGGGAAAGTACATGGTGAAGTTTGATACCAGCTCCTACTGGAAGGCGCTCGGGCTTTCTGCATTCCACGAATATGCCGAT gtgGTGTTCACTGCTAACGACTCCGGTCACCGCCACTACACCATCGCCGCTCTCCTCAGCCCTTTCTCCTACTCAACCACTGCTGTTGTCACTGCCCCCGAGGAATAA
- the LOC136554671 gene encoding transthyretin-like encodes MAFHSVFLVFLAGLALCSEAAPLDPPDAKHPLSVKVVDSVRGSPAPNVAVKLYKGAADGSWELLNSQQTNEKGGLPELTTKEQFVAGLYKLELDTASYWKSLGLNPFHQHADVVFTANDAGNRCYKIAVVLSPFSYSTTAVVSEPVA; translated from the exons ATGGCTTTTCATTCTGTATTTCTCGTTTTCTTAGCTGGCCTGGCACTTTGCTCTGAAGCTGCACCATTG GACCCTCCTGATGCCAAGCATCCTCTTTCTGTAAAAGTTGTGGATTCCGTCCGAGGAAGTCCAGCTCCAAATGTTGCAGTTAAATTATATAAAGGAGCTGCAGATGGATCTTGGGAACTGTTAAATTCACA ACAAACCAATGAAAAAGGAGGCCTCCCAGAGCTTACAACGAAAGAACAATTTGTAGCAGGGTTATACAAGCTTGAGCTTGATACAGCCTCTTACTGGAAGAGTCTGGGCTTGAATCCCTTCCACCAACACGCTGAT gtgGTGTTCACAGCTAATGATGCTGGTAATCGGTGTTACAAGATTGCTGTTGTCCTCAGTCCCTTCTCTTACTCAACCACAGCAGTAGTTAGTGAGCCAGTGGCATAA